The nucleotide sequence GAAAAAGAGTCATCCGAGATAAAATATATTCCATATTAGCTCTCGGAGCTCCCATGCTTGCTACGGGACTGATTCTATCAGCTGTCCTACTCATGCTCGGGAATATATTCTATAAGGGATTTTCAGGAGTCAGTTGGGAATTCCTGACCGAAGCTCCTAGGAATAATAACTTAGAAGGCGGGATCTTTCCGGCTATCTATGGAACAGTATATCTAGTTTTTATAATGGTCCTATGTAGTATTCCGATAGGAACAGCTACCGGCATCTTTCTTTCCGAATACACTGCAAGAGATTCCAGGTTCGCTATGACGGTCAGGTTTGCCATCAATACCTTGGCGGGAGTTCCTTCCATCGTATTCGGTCTGTTCGGTGTCGGTTTTTTCATCCAGTTTATCGGAAAAGGAATGGATTATGTTGCGAACAATACCACTCCTGTTTGGGGCAAACCGGCTCTAATCTGGGCTGCAGCTACACTAGCAATTCTCACCTTACCCGTAGTTATTATTTCCGTGGAAGAAACTATGAGAAGTATTCCGAGAGAAATGAGAGAGTCCAGTCTCGCGTTAGGCGCAACTAAGTGGCAGACTATCTGGAAATTGATCTTACCGAATTCTTTGACCGGGATTTTAACGGGAGCAATCCTTGCGATCGGACGAGGAGCTGGAGAAGTGGCTCCAATCCTATTCGTAGGAGTTGTGTATTCCTTGCCGGAATTACCTTCTCACCTTTCCGATCAATTTATGCAATTAGGCTACCATTTGTTCGTATTGGCGACCCAATCGCCGGACGTGGATGCTGCGATGCCGAAACAATATGCAACAACGGTCGTATTATTAACTCTTACCTTCGGGATGAGTTTTTTCGCAACATTCTTAAGATACAGAATCAGAAAATCCAGGGGCAAGACCCATGTATAACGTTTTTATTGGAGATGCGAGGAGTTAATCTCAGATGAAAGATACAAAAGTAAAAATAAAATCCCGCCATTTCAACTTTTTCTACGGTGAAAACCAGGCATTACATGATATCTCTTTGGAAATTCATGCGAAGAAGGTCACTGCGTTCATAGGACCTTCCGGTTGCGGAAAATCCACTTTTTTAAGATCGATCAATCGTATGAACGACGTGATCGACGGTTCCAAAGTAAACGGTAAATTGGAAATTGACGGTAT is from Leptospira sp. WS58.C1 and encodes:
- the pstA gene encoding phosphate ABC transporter permease PstA; protein product: MKWKKVRLKRKRVIRDKIYSILALGAPMLATGLILSAVLLMLGNIFYKGFSGVSWEFLTEAPRNNNLEGGIFPAIYGTVYLVFIMVLCSIPIGTATGIFLSEYTARDSRFAMTVRFAINTLAGVPSIVFGLFGVGFFIQFIGKGMDYVANNTTPVWGKPALIWAAATLAILTLPVVIISVEETMRSIPREMRESSLALGATKWQTIWKLILPNSLTGILTGAILAIGRGAGEVAPILFVGVVYSLPELPSHLSDQFMQLGYHLFVLATQSPDVDAAMPKQYATTVVLLTLTFGMSFFATFLRYRIRKSRGKTHV